In one Candidatus Nitronereus thalassa genomic region, the following are encoded:
- a CDS encoding TIGR00266 family protein — MKCHEVDYHIIGHEMQLVEVDLDPGESVIAEAGAMNYMEEGITFEAKMGDGSTPNEGIMGKLLGVGKRMLLGESIFLTHFTNRSPAKKCVAFSAPYPGSIIPLNMADFGGEVICQKDAFLAAALGTSIQITFQRKLGTGIFGGEGFILQKLVGDGMAFMHAGGTVVKKDLQGETLRLDTGCLVAFTQGIDYAIESAGSLKSMFFGGEGFFLATLHGTGTIWIQSLPFSRLAERIVQSVPGLGINHQDEG, encoded by the coding sequence ATGAAATGTCATGAAGTCGATTACCATATAATTGGACATGAGATGCAGCTGGTGGAGGTGGATCTTGATCCTGGTGAATCAGTCATTGCAGAGGCTGGCGCTATGAATTATATGGAAGAAGGGATTACCTTTGAGGCCAAAATGGGAGATGGGTCCACGCCAAACGAAGGCATCATGGGCAAACTCTTGGGGGTGGGGAAACGAATGCTTCTCGGCGAATCAATCTTCCTCACTCACTTTACAAATAGAAGCCCGGCAAAAAAATGCGTGGCATTTTCTGCTCCATATCCAGGTTCGATCATTCCATTGAACATGGCGGATTTTGGTGGTGAAGTGATCTGTCAAAAAGACGCCTTCCTCGCGGCGGCGTTGGGCACAAGCATCCAAATCACGTTTCAGCGAAAACTGGGGACGGGAATTTTCGGTGGCGAAGGATTTATCTTGCAAAAACTCGTGGGCGATGGAATGGCCTTTATGCACGCTGGTGGAACGGTAGTTAAAAAAGATTTACAAGGTGAAACGCTTCGCTTAGACACGGGTTGTCTCGTTGCTTTTACCCAAGGAATAGATTACGCCATTGAATCAGCGGGAAGCTTAAAATCGATGTTTTTTGGTGGCGAGGGGTTTTTCTTAGCAACCCTCCATGGAACCGGAACAATATGGATTCAGAGCTTACCCTTCTCCAGGCTCGCTGAACGCATAGTCCAAAGCGTTCCAGGTCTGGGAATCAATCACCAGGATGAAGGATAG
- a CDS encoding cation diffusion facilitator family transporter, whose protein sequence is MNSPSLSNQTLTHRLYWGLAINAVIIFAEFTGGYLVNSIGLMSDAGHNLIDQGSLFLALYAHVLSAKPATEERTFGYHRAGILAAFVNGLVLIITAIILGYLAITRLFTPVDIPGGWVVGIALVTFGANLAVALLLQAGAKDDLNIRGAFWHMLADAWVSLGVVLCGLGILFKGWTWLDPMISVVIVGVIVKGSWPIFRESLEVLLESTPPGIKTAHIVDSIEKMNGVDNVHDLHIWAVEPRLVMLTCHVMVNQDSTHLKDELLATIRSMVASEFGIHHLTIQLETECAHTTGRHCDLNQLPIREESPSSHHHIHSH, encoded by the coding sequence ATGAATTCACCCTCCCTTTCGAATCAGACCCTCACACATCGCTTATATTGGGGGCTCGCTATCAATGCAGTGATTATTTTTGCGGAATTCACTGGCGGATATCTAGTGAATAGCATTGGATTGATGAGCGATGCAGGCCACAATCTTATCGATCAAGGCTCGCTATTCCTCGCACTCTACGCCCATGTCCTTTCGGCTAAACCTGCGACAGAAGAACGAACCTTTGGTTATCATCGCGCAGGAATTCTGGCAGCCTTTGTGAATGGATTAGTATTGATCATCACCGCCATAATTCTTGGGTATCTTGCTATCACACGATTATTCACACCCGTAGATATCCCAGGAGGCTGGGTCGTCGGGATCGCACTGGTCACCTTTGGGGCTAATTTAGCGGTGGCCTTGTTGCTTCAAGCCGGGGCTAAAGACGATCTGAATATTCGAGGGGCCTTTTGGCACATGCTGGCAGATGCATGGGTCTCACTGGGTGTCGTGTTATGTGGATTGGGAATTCTCTTCAAAGGTTGGACGTGGTTGGATCCAATGATTAGCGTGGTCATCGTCGGAGTGATCGTGAAGGGTTCCTGGCCAATTTTTAGAGAGTCATTAGAAGTCCTTTTGGAATCCACCCCACCAGGAATCAAAACTGCACATATTGTGGACTCCATCGAGAAGATGAACGGGGTCGATAATGTTCACGATTTGCATATTTGGGCCGTTGAACCTCGACTAGTGATGCTGACTTGTCATGTAATGGTAAACCAGGACAGCACGCATTTAAAAGATGAATTGCTGGCCACGATACGTTCAATGGTGGCTTCAGAATTCGGAATTCACCATTTGACCATTCAACTTGAAACGGAATGTGCCCATACCACCGGCAGACATTGTGATTTAAACCAGCTTCCCATCCGTGAGGAGTCTCCCTCGAGCCATCATCACATCCATTCTCACTAG
- a CDS encoding phosphatase PAP2 family protein: MDWDLALFLKINGLSGQSALMDWFMLECSNARNFIVLALVYLGYRSWLNWQQGALAASVLGLTIGLSDFIGMQLKLFFARPRPCQAFLQIQELVGCGGVFSMPSNHAINSATAAAFLWVLFPSTRWVVGIMMMLVGVSRIYLGAHYPTDVLAGWGLGAMIGMTLGYVVFRSKWFQHEWPSGRKIIG; this comes from the coding sequence ATGGATTGGGATCTCGCGTTATTTTTAAAAATCAATGGTTTGTCGGGACAGTCGGCGTTGATGGATTGGTTCATGTTGGAATGTTCCAATGCTAGAAATTTTATAGTGCTGGCTTTAGTGTATTTGGGGTACCGCAGTTGGTTGAATTGGCAACAAGGGGCCTTAGCTGCCTCCGTTTTAGGGCTGACCATTGGCCTTAGCGATTTTATTGGCATGCAGCTCAAGCTGTTTTTTGCTCGGCCTCGACCCTGTCAGGCATTTCTTCAAATTCAAGAACTCGTAGGGTGCGGCGGGGTGTTCAGTATGCCTTCGAACCACGCCATAAACTCGGCCACTGCGGCCGCATTCTTGTGGGTCCTTTTTCCGTCGACCAGGTGGGTGGTGGGTATCATGATGATGCTGGTCGGGGTGTCTCGTATTTATCTCGGGGCCCATTATCCCACAGATGTGCTGGCCGGTTGGGGGTTAGGGGCTATGATAGGGATGACGTTAGGATATGTGGTGTTTCGCTCGAAGTGGTTTCAACATGAATGGCCATCAGGAAGAAAAATAATCGGCTAG
- a CDS encoding TatD family hydrolase, which translates to MLIDSHVHLDDPRYDQDRDAVFQRAQEAGVEAFVTIGCDLSTSQSAAALADFHENVFATIGVHPHESKEIVDGWYDEFRRLAQHPKVVAYGEIGLDYHYDHSPRVTQRLRFREQIQLAKELQLPMVIHTREAQEDTISILKEEGAADVGGVFHCFSGDAWLAKDALDLGFYLSFSGVITFKNATMLRDIIKTVPLDRMMVETDCPYLTPVPYRGKRNEPAFVRQVAETISTLVESDTLNALEKVSQATVENTKRLFKIP; encoded by the coding sequence ATGCTGATTGATAGTCATGTCCATTTAGATGATCCCCGCTACGATCAAGATCGTGACGCCGTATTCCAACGCGCGCAGGAAGCAGGGGTCGAAGCGTTTGTGACTATTGGGTGCGATCTTTCCACAAGTCAATCCGCCGCTGCGCTGGCGGACTTTCACGAAAATGTCTTTGCGACGATTGGAGTGCATCCTCACGAAAGCAAAGAAATCGTTGATGGCTGGTATGATGAATTCCGTCGGTTGGCGCAACACCCCAAGGTCGTAGCCTATGGGGAAATAGGTTTGGATTATCATTATGACCACTCTCCTAGGGTTACCCAACGTCTACGATTTCGTGAACAAATCCAGCTGGCGAAGGAACTCCAACTGCCAATGGTGATCCATACCCGAGAAGCCCAGGAAGACACCATTTCCATACTCAAAGAAGAAGGCGCCGCGGATGTCGGTGGAGTATTCCACTGTTTTTCCGGCGATGCGTGGCTCGCGAAAGACGCATTAGACCTTGGATTTTACCTGAGTTTTTCCGGGGTTATTACATTTAAGAATGCCACGATGCTCCGGGACATTATCAAAACGGTTCCGTTAGATCGGATGATGGTGGAAACCGACTGTCCCTACCTGACCCCTGTGCCCTATCGCGGAAAACGAAATGAACCGGCATTTGTACGCCAGGTCGCCGAAACTATTTCCACCCTTGTGGAATCTGACACGCTCAATGCTTTAGAAAAAGTCTCTCAAGCCACTGTGGAGAATACTAAACGATTATTTAAAATCCCCTAA
- a CDS encoding NYN domain-containing protein, whose protein sequence is MAMHVIVDGYNILGVRGWSGKSSSQESEQCRERLIQDLSRYSHRKGHSLTVVFDAWRQPHGECREHRSGVQVLFTREGERADQVIQGMTRKYTRDCVVVSSDLEVVATAKAHGALTISAKEFQGKLQSAGNNGLTSGRTAKPLTSAVYGKVEEEVPLRRPNKKGNPRKLPKAQRNRNRQLRGF, encoded by the coding sequence ATGGCCATGCATGTTATTGTCGATGGATATAATATTCTGGGTGTACGTGGGTGGAGCGGAAAATCTTCTTCCCAAGAAAGTGAGCAATGTCGAGAACGCCTTATTCAGGACTTATCCCGATATAGCCACCGCAAAGGACATTCCTTGACCGTGGTGTTTGATGCATGGCGGCAACCTCATGGGGAATGCCGGGAACATCGTTCAGGCGTTCAGGTGCTTTTTACAAGAGAAGGGGAACGGGCAGACCAAGTCATTCAGGGCATGACCAGGAAGTATACGCGTGATTGCGTCGTGGTTTCCTCGGATTTGGAGGTTGTCGCCACGGCAAAAGCTCATGGTGCGTTGACGATCAGTGCCAAGGAATTTCAAGGCAAACTGCAATCGGCAGGAAATAATGGGTTAACTTCTGGGCGAACGGCAAAACCGCTAACATCAGCCGTGTATGGAAAAGTCGAAGAGGAAGTGCCATTGCGACGACCAAACAAAAAAGGTAATCCACGCAAACTTCCCAAAGCCCAACGAAACCGGAATCGACAACTTAGGGGATTTTAA
- a CDS encoding N-acetylmuramoyl-L-alanine amidase family protein: MIHRILISLIIPIGFLLLLPPGVVQHSAHSAISNTSSEHPAPIVVARGTQKSSRKSSPLTVTNVRYHAHKKYTRVVLDLPARAILQESKNDKNQTATIILAKSQLSSRALKKIRHRKFPHAISIFEGSTQTVILTLDLTSLSKYELQTLRKPNRVVVDLYYSKKTPLVTSKRPTPAPKTGSVKAPQKSPAKETPKPSKEPPKTAMSPLEPEASISQNPNPKEADQGTAGPTSPSGNLVKNFKDLVVVIDPGHGGKDPGATGKKGTQEKHITLKIGSYLKELIQSRLGAHVLMTREKDIFLDLEKRVEFANKKKADLFISIHVNSHPQRSIKGLEIYHFGKASDPRALEVAARENGMKLEDDAPPWQFIIADKLNDQKIEQSQTFAWTTNKTLVKALTASYKVKDHGVKTAPFYVLRFTTMPSILAEVAFVSNPDDENRLRSKAFQKQLAEGMYQAIYSYLKTSFPTLS; this comes from the coding sequence ATGATCCATCGCATACTCATTTCTCTCATTATTCCGATTGGATTTCTCCTGTTACTGCCACCAGGAGTCGTTCAGCATTCCGCACATTCGGCCATTTCAAATACAAGCTCTGAACACCCGGCTCCCATCGTGGTCGCCAGGGGAACCCAGAAATCCTCACGAAAGTCATCACCCCTTACCGTCACCAATGTTCGCTACCATGCTCATAAAAAATATACACGAGTAGTGTTGGATCTACCGGCTCGAGCTATTCTCCAGGAATCCAAAAATGATAAGAACCAGACGGCCACGATCATTCTTGCAAAGTCTCAACTCAGTTCTCGTGCGCTTAAAAAAATTCGACACCGTAAATTTCCTCACGCCATTTCCATCTTCGAAGGTTCTACGCAAACAGTCATCCTCACACTTGACCTCACGTCCTTATCCAAATATGAGTTGCAAACTCTTCGCAAACCGAACCGTGTGGTTGTAGATTTATATTATTCCAAAAAGACACCTCTGGTAACCTCAAAACGTCCGACGCCAGCACCAAAGACAGGCTCTGTGAAAGCACCACAAAAATCCCCAGCGAAAGAAACGCCTAAACCGTCAAAAGAACCTCCCAAAACTGCCATGTCGCCCCTGGAACCGGAGGCATCAATTTCTCAAAACCCAAACCCAAAAGAGGCGGATCAAGGCACCGCTGGCCCAACTAGCCCATCGGGAAATCTCGTCAAAAATTTCAAAGATCTCGTGGTGGTCATCGACCCAGGACATGGAGGAAAAGACCCTGGTGCCACAGGTAAGAAAGGAACTCAAGAAAAACACATTACCTTAAAAATTGGGAGTTATCTCAAAGAGTTGATTCAGAGTCGGCTCGGGGCCCACGTCCTCATGACAAGGGAAAAAGACATCTTTCTAGATTTAGAAAAGCGTGTGGAATTTGCAAATAAGAAAAAAGCCGATCTCTTTATATCCATTCATGTGAACTCACATCCCCAACGATCGATTAAAGGTCTTGAAATCTATCATTTCGGGAAAGCCAGCGATCCTCGTGCCCTGGAAGTGGCGGCACGGGAAAATGGTATGAAGCTCGAAGACGATGCGCCTCCTTGGCAATTTATCATTGCCGATAAATTAAACGATCAAAAAATCGAACAATCACAGACCTTTGCCTGGACTACAAATAAAACCCTGGTCAAGGCCTTGACCGCCTCGTATAAGGTCAAAGATCATGGGGTGAAAACTGCGCCATTCTATGTGCTTCGTTTTACCACGATGCCAAGTATTTTGGCCGAAGTCGCCTTTGTTTCTAACCCGGATGATGAAAACCGCTTGCGAAGCAAGGCCTTCCAAAAACAACTGGCTGAAGGCATGTATCAAGCCATTTATTCATATCTAAAAACCTCCTTCCCCACCTTATCTTAA
- the truA gene encoding tRNA pseudouridine(38-40) synthase TruA, whose amino-acid sequence MQTYKLTIEYDGTAYAGWQRQPNHPTIQSTIEDAILQISQVRVPTVAAGRTDAGVHALGQVVSFRSESSISPHEWTRALNGVLPNDICVHQTEVVSNSFHARYSARQKTYEYHILNHPIRPVLDRLRCWHIPKLLDLSSLQAAARIFQGQHNFSSFQGSPTDNQNPVCKMNRVNIVANPPIIRLTFQADRFLKQMIRAIVGTLVEVGHGKRSPSEIPTILEAHDRCAAGKTAPPYGLYLLKVDYDEEKERENFGNL is encoded by the coding sequence ATGCAAACCTATAAGCTGACCATTGAATATGACGGCACGGCCTATGCCGGTTGGCAACGCCAACCTAACCACCCTACGATTCAAAGCACCATTGAGGACGCCATCTTGCAAATTTCCCAGGTCCGGGTTCCCACTGTTGCAGCTGGTCGAACCGATGCAGGTGTCCATGCACTGGGGCAGGTCGTCAGTTTTCGGTCAGAATCATCAATCTCTCCCCATGAATGGACTCGGGCACTCAATGGAGTTCTTCCCAATGATATTTGCGTACATCAAACGGAAGTGGTTTCCAATTCATTTCACGCCCGGTATAGCGCCAGACAAAAAACCTATGAATACCACATTCTAAATCATCCAATCAGACCAGTTCTCGATCGTCTTCGATGTTGGCATATTCCTAAGCTCTTAGATCTTTCTTCACTCCAGGCGGCGGCTCGAATTTTCCAAGGCCAACATAACTTTTCCTCGTTCCAAGGATCACCCACCGACAATCAAAACCCCGTCTGCAAGATGAATAGGGTGAACATTGTGGCAAACCCCCCGATCATTCGCCTTACATTTCAGGCAGACCGATTTCTTAAACAAATGATACGAGCTATTGTGGGTACGCTAGTAGAAGTTGGACATGGAAAACGCTCCCCAAGTGAAATACCGACTATTTTGGAGGCCCACGACCGCTGTGCGGCAGGAAAAACCGCACCGCCTTATGGCTTATATCTACTGAAGGTGGATTATGATGAAGAAAAGGAGAGAGAAAACTTTGGGAATCTATAA
- a CDS encoding Glu/Leu/Phe/Val dehydrogenase produces MIIPELDHPTLHLAMAQFDLAAEAMNLDPRFRERLKTPQRSLMVALPIRMDNGNVKMFMGYRVQHDSARGPSKGGVRYHPDVNLGEVAALAMWMTWKTALAGLPYGGAKGGISVDPNQLSQSELERLTRRYVAEIFPLMGPDKDIPATDIGTNQQIMAWMMDTYSQQVGFSVPGSVTGKPLSIGGSLGREEATGRGVVDVTLEALHYKGIKIHDTTAVIQGFGNVGSHTARILHEAGARVIGVSDVTGGLYNQAGLNIDDIFQQHKFGIPIAEMKVGDHLTNEELLTLDCTVLIPAALSEQITVKNASHLRCQILTEAANGPTTLEADEILHDRNVFIIPDILANSGGVIVSYFEWVQDVQRFFWNEGDIRQRLQEIITSAFHRSLLFSREKKTTMRLAALMSGIDQVAQAHAVRGLYP; encoded by the coding sequence ATGATTATTCCAGAATTAGATCACCCCACACTGCATCTTGCCATGGCCCAATTTGACCTGGCAGCTGAGGCCATGAACCTCGACCCACGGTTTCGTGAGCGCCTAAAAACTCCCCAACGATCTTTGATGGTGGCTCTGCCAATACGAATGGACAATGGGAATGTGAAAATGTTTATGGGATATCGCGTGCAACACGATTCCGCTCGTGGACCTTCCAAAGGCGGTGTTCGCTACCATCCCGATGTCAACCTGGGGGAAGTGGCGGCCCTGGCCATGTGGATGACATGGAAAACCGCTTTGGCTGGACTTCCCTATGGCGGAGCAAAGGGGGGAATCTCCGTAGACCCCAATCAACTCTCACAATCTGAATTGGAACGACTCACACGACGATACGTGGCAGAAATTTTTCCATTAATGGGACCGGACAAGGACATTCCCGCTACGGATATTGGCACTAACCAACAAATCATGGCCTGGATGATGGATACCTATAGCCAACAAGTCGGGTTTTCCGTACCTGGATCGGTCACGGGTAAACCCCTATCGATTGGCGGGAGTCTTGGACGGGAAGAAGCAACCGGACGGGGTGTCGTAGACGTCACACTCGAAGCCCTACATTATAAAGGCATTAAAATTCATGATACGACCGCCGTCATACAAGGATTTGGCAATGTGGGGTCTCACACAGCTCGTATTTTGCATGAGGCCGGAGCTAGGGTTATCGGAGTGAGCGATGTTACTGGGGGGTTATACAACCAAGCCGGGTTAAATATCGACGATATTTTTCAACAACATAAATTCGGCATTCCCATAGCGGAAATGAAAGTCGGTGATCACTTGACCAATGAAGAGTTGCTCACGCTGGATTGTACGGTTCTCATCCCCGCCGCGCTCTCAGAGCAAATAACGGTCAAAAACGCCTCACACCTGCGATGCCAAATTCTCACTGAAGCCGCTAATGGCCCCACAACCTTGGAGGCAGACGAGATTCTCCATGACCGCAACGTGTTTATTATCCCGGACATTTTGGCGAATTCTGGTGGAGTTATCGTTTCATACTTCGAATGGGTTCAAGATGTTCAACGATTTTTTTGGAATGAAGGAGATATACGGCAACGGTTGCAGGAAATTATTACTTCCGCCTTTCACCGCTCGTTGCTGTTTTCACGAGAAAAGAAAACCACCATGCGACTGGCCGCTCTGATGAGTGGTATCGATCAAGTGGCACAGGCCCATGCTGTTAGAGGGCTCTATCCTTAA
- a CDS encoding class I fructose-bisphosphate aldolase, producing the protein MTKRVQEILSYYQSDAPGIRANLARLLMSGRLGGTGRLVILPVDQGFEHGPARSFAPNPPGYNPHYHFQLGIEAGCNAYAAPLGFLEAGAAEFAGQIPLILKLNNSDSLYGDDDPNQAVTGSVDDALRLGCCAVGYTIYPGSAYSQEMYENLREIALEARSVGLAVVVWSYPRGGTLSKAGQTGIDVACYAAQIAAQLGAHIIKVKVPTDHIEQAEAKKVYEAEKIPISTPTDRIRHVVQSAFDGRRIVIFSGGAKGEDQKIFDEARAIRDGGGFGSIIGRNSFQRSKPEALKFLETVMKIYSGEIA; encoded by the coding sequence ATGACCAAGAGGGTTCAAGAAATCTTGAGTTATTATCAAAGCGATGCGCCAGGCATTCGTGCGAATTTAGCCAGACTCCTCATGAGTGGCCGTTTGGGTGGTACGGGGCGATTGGTGATTCTTCCTGTAGACCAGGGATTTGAGCATGGGCCGGCCAGGAGTTTTGCGCCGAATCCACCAGGGTATAACCCTCACTATCACTTTCAATTAGGCATAGAAGCTGGTTGTAATGCCTATGCGGCTCCGTTGGGGTTTTTAGAAGCTGGGGCCGCGGAGTTCGCTGGTCAAATTCCGCTTATCCTCAAACTCAACAACAGTGATTCATTGTATGGCGATGATGATCCTAACCAAGCAGTGACGGGCAGTGTGGATGATGCGCTGCGCTTAGGGTGTTGTGCCGTCGGATATACCATCTATCCCGGTTCGGCCTATAGCCAAGAGATGTATGAGAATTTACGAGAAATTGCCTTGGAGGCCAGATCCGTTGGTCTGGCGGTAGTAGTATGGTCCTATCCTCGCGGTGGTACCTTAAGCAAAGCCGGCCAAACCGGCATTGATGTGGCCTGTTATGCGGCACAGATTGCGGCTCAACTCGGCGCCCATATCATTAAAGTAAAAGTGCCTACCGATCATATTGAACAAGCCGAGGCCAAAAAAGTGTACGAGGCTGAAAAAATTCCCATAAGTACCCCCACAGACCGCATTCGTCATGTTGTGCAAAGCGCATTTGATGGTCGAAGAATCGTGATTTTCTCGGGTGGAGCCAAAGGTGAAGATCAGAAGATTTTTGACGAGGCTCGAGCGATTCGTGATGGGGGAGGGTTTGGGTCGATTATTGGTCGTAATTCTTTCCAACGGTCCAAACCGGAAGCTCTCAAGTTTTTAGAGACTGTGATGAAAATTTATTCTGGAGAAATTGCCTAA
- the cysE gene encoding serine O-acetyltransferase, translated as MFKAIGQDLQAVFQRDPAARSRVEVFLTYAGFQALMFHRIAHRLWSMKLRLLGRVVSQFARWITGVEIHPGAKIGHGFFIDHGMGVVIGETAEIGDFVTLFQGVTLGGTGKERGKRHPTLGNHVVVGSGAKVLGNIRVGDFVKIGANSVVLRSVPSNSTVIGIPGRIIKSVGERVPEESMDHANIPDPIAERFEAMEREIIELRKKLENPNA; from the coding sequence ATGTTTAAAGCCATTGGACAAGATTTGCAGGCAGTATTTCAACGCGATCCTGCAGCACGAAGCCGTGTGGAAGTTTTTCTCACATACGCGGGGTTTCAGGCCCTGATGTTTCATCGGATTGCGCATCGATTATGGAGTATGAAATTACGATTGTTGGGACGGGTAGTTTCCCAATTTGCTCGGTGGATCACCGGAGTAGAAATTCACCCAGGCGCAAAAATAGGGCATGGGTTTTTTATCGATCATGGGATGGGAGTGGTGATTGGTGAAACTGCGGAAATTGGAGATTTTGTCACACTATTCCAAGGGGTGACTTTGGGTGGAACAGGAAAAGAGCGAGGGAAGCGACATCCAACTTTGGGCAATCATGTGGTTGTCGGTTCTGGGGCAAAGGTATTGGGAAATATTCGGGTTGGGGATTTTGTGAAAATTGGCGCGAATTCGGTCGTCTTGCGATCTGTCCCTTCTAACTCCACGGTCATTGGCATCCCTGGACGAATCATTAAATCCGTAGGGGAACGTGTCCCGGAAGAATCTATGGATCATGCCAACATTCCCGATCCCATTGCAGAACGGTTCGAAGCCATGGAACGAGAAATAATTGAACTACGAAAAAAGTTAGAAAATCCTAATGCCTAA
- the ispF gene encoding 2-C-methyl-D-erythritol 2,4-cyclodiphosphate synthase has product MRIGIGYDIHRLQEGRPLVLGGILVPHTHGLEGHSDADALTHAICDALLGAMNEGDLGRYYPSNDPKYKNMNSLDMLIGVAKKLAQQGFRLVNLDTIIIAQAPRLGSHLADMAKRLAEVLGVDPYLISVKVKSGDHIGAVGRMEGIAAQAICLIETTSASS; this is encoded by the coding sequence ATGCGGATAGGTATCGGGTATGACATTCATCGACTTCAGGAGGGCCGACCCTTGGTTTTGGGTGGGATTCTGGTGCCCCATACCCATGGATTGGAAGGTCACTCCGATGCGGATGCCTTAACCCATGCGATTTGTGATGCGTTACTCGGGGCGATGAATGAAGGCGATCTTGGACGGTATTACCCAAGTAACGATCCGAAGTATAAAAATATGAATAGTTTGGACATGCTTATTGGAGTGGCTAAAAAACTTGCTCAGCAGGGTTTCCGTCTTGTTAATCTAGATACGATTATTATTGCCCAGGCGCCACGGTTGGGCTCGCATTTAGCGGATATGGCCAAACGATTAGCTGAGGTGTTGGGGGTGGATCCCTACTTGATCAGTGTCAAAGTAAAAAGTGGAGACCATATTGGGGCAGTGGGAAGAATGGAAGGTATTGCAGCTCAAGCCATTTGTCTCATTGAAACGACTTCTGCGAGTTCGTGA
- the ispD gene encoding 2-C-methyl-D-erythritol 4-phosphate cytidylyltransferase: MADWVTAVVPAAGRGVRMGTGVPKQFLTLGDIPLLVHALRTFEASLIISEIILVVPQDDCQYCRETIVPSHGLTKVSQVVAGGRRRQDSVLNGVQAAKSTTEILVIHDAVRPFVSSMMITQVVEAARQHGAAIVAIPMRDTVKQVNPDGVITHTLNRDELWLAQTPQAFRYELLLQAHQQGKADEVEATDDAFLVERLGRSVAIVQGSSDNIKVTRPEDLHMGQAILTAKRSASCP; encoded by the coding sequence GTGGCTGATTGGGTGACGGCGGTGGTTCCGGCGGCTGGTCGTGGGGTTCGAATGGGAACGGGAGTTCCCAAGCAGTTTCTCACATTAGGCGATATTCCACTGCTCGTTCATGCTTTACGAACCTTTGAGGCATCGCTCATCATTTCGGAAATCATTCTGGTCGTACCGCAAGATGATTGCCAGTATTGTAGGGAGACCATTGTGCCGTCTCATGGTCTCACGAAAGTTTCCCAAGTGGTAGCGGGAGGGAGACGACGGCAGGATTCGGTGCTGAATGGTGTGCAGGCGGCAAAATCCACGACTGAGATCCTCGTGATTCATGATGCGGTCCGGCCCTTTGTTTCTTCAATGATGATTACCCAGGTAGTGGAGGCCGCGCGCCAACATGGGGCTGCCATTGTGGCCATTCCCATGCGTGATACCGTTAAGCAGGTGAATCCTGATGGTGTCATTACCCACACCCTAAACCGAGATGAATTGTGGCTCGCACAGACTCCCCAGGCATTTCGATACGAACTGTTGCTTCAGGCTCATCAACAAGGGAAAGCCGATGAGGTGGAGGCCACGGATGATGCCTTTTTAGTGGAAAGGTTGGGGCGATCTGTGGCTATTGTTCAAGGGAGTTCGGACAATATCAAGGTGACACGACCAGAAGACCTTCATATGGGCCAAGCCATTCTCACCGCAAAACGTTCCGCGAGTTGTCCATAA